The Streptomyces cyanogenus DNA segment GCTGCTCCCCCCACTTCTCCGCCAGCTCGGCATCGACGGCGGCGAGTTCACCCTCCCGGATGACCCGGGCGAAGGGGCTGCCGGGGAACACCAGCTCACCGGCGGGGGCGAGCTCCCCGTCCTCGTCGGGCAGCGCGAGCGCGCCCAGCCAGGGCTCCTCCCCCGGCTCCAGACCGGCGTCCCGCACCAGCCCGAGCACCGTGTCGGCCAGCTCCTCGGCGTCCGGCGCGTCCTCCTCCCAGGCGAGGCCGCCGTCGTCCTCCAGGGAGCCCGCCACGGCGACCCGCACCTGCGGGGTGGTCAGCACCGCACGCGGCGTCGCGGGCAGCGCGCCGAGCTTCTCCAGCAGGGGGTGCGCGGCGTCCGCGTGGGCCACCTTCAGCCCGAGCCGGCCCAGCACGTCCGGGTCGATGCGGGCGGCGTCCGGGGTGGGCAGCAGCACCTGACGCGGCCCGATGGTGGTCCGTCCTCCCCCAGAGCCGAAAGCCTGGGAGGTGCCCCCAGCCAGCGGCACCGGCAGCCCCGACAGCCGCTCCGGATCGACCCCGGCGAGGCTGTCGTACAGCCGCCACCACCACTCCGGCTCCTTCTCCAGCCCGGCGAGCCGGTCGACGGCGTCCGCCAGGGGCAGCCGGGCGACCCCGAGGGTGCGCAGCTCCGCGCGCCGCTCCAGGCCGGCCGGGAGCAGGGTGGGCAGCACCTCGGCGAGCACCCGCACGGTGCCGGCGCCGGCACCCTCGACGATCTCGGCGTCGCGGGGCCGCAGGGCCTGAGGCAGCTCGTCGTCGCCCTTGCCCTCGACGGCCGGGGGCAGGAAGGCGGTGCGCGGCAACCGCTCCAGCACGGCCTGCCGCAGCGCTCCGTCCAGCTCCGCCCTGCCCAGCGGCCCGGGCACGAGATCGATGATGCCCTCACCCACCGGTCGCCAGGCGGCGAGCAGTTCGGTGTAGGCGTCGGCCGCGCGCTGCACCAGGAAGTCGGTGAGCGGGCCGGGTGCCGCGTGCCGGCGGGTGGTGTCCAGCGGGAACGAGGCGATGAGCAGCGCGGGCACGCCGAGGGGTTCGTCGCTCGGGGTGGGGGCGTGCAGCACCGGGGTGGTGCGGGGGCGGGTCGGGGCGCCGTAGGCGTCCACCGGTACGGCCCAGGTCACCGACCAGTGCGGGCGCAGCCGCTCCTCGACCGGCCGGTCGGCGAGGAGGTCGGGGGTGAGCGGCCCGTGGGCGGACGCGGTACGCCAGTTGGTGATCCCGTCGCGGGAGTCCTCCACGACCGTGAAGGCGCCGTCGGTACGCCGGCCGAGCGTGCGGGGGGCCTCGCCGTTGATCTCCACGACGACCTCCGCCAGCCCCGGCAGGGCGAGGAGCAGGGCGTCGTCGATGCCGGCGAGCAGCCGCTCGGCGAGATCGGCGGCGGCGGCGTCCCGCAGGGGCAGGATGACGGCGGTGTCGTACGGCTCCGGGGCGGTGCCCTCGGCGGCGAACGGCAGCCGGAGCAGGGGCACGTGCCCGTCCCGGCGCCGCACCTCGTCGCCCAGCCCCGGGCTGTGCCGGGCCACGTCGGAGGCCAGTTCCCGGGCCTCGGCCAGCGACCAGCGCACGCCCCCGTGCCGCCCCACGATCGCCGGCTCGTCGGTCACGGCGAGGACGGCGGCGAAGCCGACACCGAACCGGCCGACGGCGCTGTGGGCCGCCTCGGCGTCCCGCTTGGCGGAGGCCCGCAGCGTGGACAGCGACTCGACACCGGCCGCGTCGAGCGGGGCGCCGGTGTTCGCGGCCACCAGGACACCGTCGCGGAGGGTGAGCCGCAGGCGGCCCGGCACACCCGCGCGGGCGGCGGCGTCGGCGGCGTTCTGCGCCAGCTCCACGACGAGCCGGTCCCGGTACCCGCCGAGCACCAGGTCCTCCTCGGCGTTGGCGTCCTCCCGGAAACGGGCGGGACTGGTCGCCCAGGCGTCGAGCACCCCGCGACGCAGACGGGCGGTGCCGAAGGGGTCGGCGCCCTCGGCCGCCGGCCGCACGAACTTGCTCACGTTGACTCTCCTCTACGACGTGAGACCGAACCTACAGCGCGGACGGACCGGAGACCGAGGGGACGTGGTGGCAGCGGGAGCCATCGGTGCGCACGAAGGGGGTAAGCGGAGGTGGCACGCATCCCTTCGCACGAGAGTGGAGCACGTCCATGACCCCGACACAGGACGTCGTCGAGCTGATCCTGGAGGACCACCGGCGCATGGAGGACCTCTTCCGCCGGATGCGAAGCGTCGAGGACGACCGGGCGGCCGCCCTGCGCGAGTTCGCCGACCTGCTGATCGCCCACGCGCTGGCCGAGGAGGCCGAGGTGTACCCCGCCCTCAAGCGGTACAAGAACATCGAGGACGAAGAGGTCGAACACGGCGAGCACGAGCACGACGAGGGCAACAAGGCCCTCCTGGAACTCCTCCAGGTCGAGGAGGTCGGCTCCGAGGAGTGGGACGAGAAGCTGGAGGCGCTGGTGCAGGCCGTCACCCACCACGCCGACGAGGAGGAGCGCACCATCCTCAACGGTGCCCGCGAGAACGTGGCGGCCAAGCGGCGCGCGGAGCTGGGCGTGGCGTTCCGGGAGGAGCGTGAGCGTCAGCTGAAGTC contains these protein-coding regions:
- a CDS encoding sacsin N-terminal ATP-binding-like domain-containing protein; its protein translation is MSKFVRPAAEGADPFGTARLRRGVLDAWATSPARFREDANAEEDLVLGGYRDRLVVELAQNAADAAARAGVPGRLRLTLRDGVLVAANTGAPLDAAGVESLSTLRASAKRDAEAAHSAVGRFGVGFAAVLAVTDEPAIVGRHGGVRWSLAEARELASDVARHSPGLGDEVRRRDGHVPLLRLPFAAEGTAPEPYDTAVILPLRDAAAADLAERLLAGIDDALLLALPGLAEVVVEINGEAPRTLGRRTDGAFTVVEDSRDGITNWRTASAHGPLTPDLLADRPVEERLRPHWSVTWAVPVDAYGAPTRPRTTPVLHAPTPSDEPLGVPALLIASFPLDTTRRHAAPGPLTDFLVQRAADAYTELLAAWRPVGEGIIDLVPGPLGRAELDGALRQAVLERLPRTAFLPPAVEGKGDDELPQALRPRDAEIVEGAGAGTVRVLAEVLPTLLPAGLERRAELRTLGVARLPLADAVDRLAGLEKEPEWWWRLYDSLAGVDPERLSGLPVPLAGGTSQAFGSGGGRTTIGPRQVLLPTPDAARIDPDVLGRLGLKVAHADAAHPLLEKLGALPATPRAVLTTPQVRVAVAGSLEDDGGLAWEEDAPDAEELADTVLGLVRDAGLEPGEEPWLGALALPDEDGELAPAGELVFPGSPFARVIREGELAAVDAELAEKWGEQPLAACGVLADFALVRATDVVLDPDELEPRDGDYAEPDDAGLLDAVDVWCEDILDRFPDSPVPPVATELVAVRDLDLVDDDHWPEALALLARPPLRDALTQPVRILLPDGTHEVVRPYTAWWLRGHPVLDGRRPTGLLAAGGDPLLRGLYDEADATGFEDEQVLRALGVRTSVGALLDEPGGAAELLDRLADPDRPVTPAQLHGLYSALAELDPEQVTLPDELRAVVDGRVEVVDAGAAVVVDSPDLLPFTSGVPLLPVRPARAAELAELFQVRRLSESVTGEVHSEGTEHDVPDAVRVLLGPRTPGTYVEHEELVVDGVEIDWRLTDDGVLHAATLEGVAAGLAWAAGQWPRRFEVAALLEDPSRTEELARDRWFD
- a CDS encoding hemerythrin domain-containing protein encodes the protein MTPTQDVVELILEDHRRMEDLFRRMRSVEDDRAAALREFADLLIAHALAEEAEVYPALKRYKNIEDEEVEHGEHEHDEGNKALLELLQVEEVGSEEWDEKLEALVQAVTHHADEEERTILNGARENVAAKRRAELGVAFREERERQLKSGCGSVDNVRRIVES